The Malus domestica chromosome 10, GDT2T_hap1 nucleotide sequence cccaaatatCCATATGTAAGAGCTCAAAAGGCATAATAGTTGAAATTTCACTTAATGGAAACTAAAATCTCATTTGTTTGGCTAAATGACACACAAAACAATTATTGGAAACACAAGAACTAATGTCATTATTAGAGAGTGAAGTATGATGAAGGGCTTGGTCAGAGAGGCAGCCTAAGCGTTAATGCCAAAGGTGTGGTGATGTTTTCTTGACAACATGATAGGTTGATAAGGTGGGTCTTCTGTTGGTGTCGTCCAAAAAATATAAACCTTCTCGTTCAGTTCCCGTCCCAATCATCTTCCCCGAATGAAGGTCCTGAATCACACAAAAATGACTTAGAAAATTGGTGATACACAAAGACTGATAGGCAAGTTTACTGATGGAGATTAGATTGAGTTGGAACATTGAGACGCAAAGGACATCATGTAAGGCAAAATCTGTGGAAAATTTCATGGTTCCTATGTGTGTCACAGTGGCATAAGAACCATCTAGCAGTTTTACTGTCTTATTTCTAATACGCACAAAAGAGGTCAACAAAGTATGTGAGGTAATTATGTGGTTTGTGGCACTGCTATCCAGGATCTATGATGACTGCTGACCATGAGAAGTGAAAGAAAATGCTTTACTTGAGAGATTATTCAGAGAGGAATTTTTACCAACATTGTTCGCCttggctttgttgttgttgagcaGGGTCATGATTTGCTTGCACTGGTCAGACGTGAATGGAAAAGAGGTCGTCAATTCTTTCCTTTCAAGGTTACTTGATACATTGTTACCTCTTGGTCGCTCATGCTTAGAATGGCTCATTTGTTGCTCCGGATCTGCCCTTTTAAGTTTCCGACAATAATCTATCGTATGACCTTTCCAGCCACAATAATCACATTTTAAAAAGGCACGACAATCTTCAGTGGTGTGATTGTTTTTGTTGCAGTGAGCACACTTCATATCAGCACTTTTCTTGCTAGAGTCGGGTCTTTTTGCGGCAAAAATAGCAGCCTCCTGAACCGGTGCTTTTCCTGTAATGGTGTTGTGTTGTTTCTCATGGCGTAGCACAAGGGAATATACCTTGTTGACGGGGGGAAGTGGATCCATCAATAGAATTTGATCCTTCACTGCACTGAAGGTTTCATTAAGTTTCATGAGAAACTTAATTGCCTTTTGATTTTGCTGAAATGCCAACACATGTTGCAAAGTGTTGTAGTCGCAATCTGGTAGGCTGATTGCAACATCTCTTTCATCCCACAACGccttgagtttggtgaagtaagAACTCACAGTTATTGTTCCTTGGACGCAATCATGAATTGCACTCTCAATATGATACAGTTGCATATTGTTCGCTTTGCCCATATTTGTATGTATTTCCAAGTGTATTCACCATAGGCAACACCAACGCATGATGTTTTGGTTGAATTCGTGTTTGATACTAGTGTCGAGATAATtctatatgtgtttatttttttaataatcatAAGAAGTTTATTATTGATAAGCTTAAGTTCGAGTTTAATCTAGATAGTTGGGTaccattttctttatttgaatTGTCAATTAATGTTTCGCGTTGATACTAATTGTTTTTAAGAATATAACATGGTGTGATCTGCCcttgaataataaaaaaagtggCGTGCGGATGCTGGAAACTTACTCTTGGGTTACATGAACTCTCATTCGGTTTGCACTGCTACCGTTATTATGTCTTGTAAGTTTAACTTCATGCAGTTTATATTACTACCAATACAATAGAAAGTTTTCTTGTGAGCTAAGATACTACTACTGTAGATGAAAAAATTGTTGTTGAAATACGATGTTCTTTTGTGTAACAATTTACGCAATTATTGTCAAAACATGTGTTTACATTTATCGCTTAATTTTTACACTCCGTGACATGATTATTGCACCGGAGATGATGGATGGCATTATCGGTGTATACAATGGGCAAAAATCATGTTGACATCAAGCCTGCAATTAATTTATCTAGCTGAGTTTTCGATTAGTTACAAGCCTAATAAAAGCCATTCCTCTCAAGTAAAAAGACATCTACACATTGTGATGAATAACTAACCGCTCAATATTTTGTTTCACTATCGACTCATGCAAGCTTCGTGATCAATTGCAATTCCATTCAGATGGGAGGACCATTTGGGCCAGCCTTGGACAACATCAACAGAGTTTGAGTGTTGGACATGCTAAGATGGGACTGGATTGGGCTTTGAATCATGTCCTATTGTGACCCATTCCTCCTCAAGGGACAGTTAGTCCTGGTGTATTTGGAATCTAATTTAACATTTGTCCACACTACTTAACaagttcatccatgtttatttGTCATGGCTAGATCCCAAATCCAACTCAACATTCACCTCCACTCATTTATTCGAGCCATTGTGGCCAAAGAGTAGCATAACTATAGCGACATGTTCTAAATTAATCTTATTCGTTGAATAATTGATCAATAGGAACTGCCATGACAATATTCACTGTAGGAGATGAGTGGTTATGAGAAGCCAAGACAATTTACTACTTGAGTAAATAGTAAAGGCCATAAGTCTACTCCTAAACCCGCTCCTAAACCCACATCAACaaaccaacaggatcctctccggatccttttggtgaggatcttgAGGATCCATGAATCTtgtttgttcatcgtacatcgtgcggtcagtttttattaagtattgtttatgtttatttttaaataaaaatatttaaaataattttttaccacaCGATGTACAATAAATGGACACGATTCACAAATTTccaaatcctcacaaagaagatccggCAAGGATCCGGACTCATCAACAAAATGGTGAAATCAACAAAATGGTGAAAATGCTCTTTATAGTACTCGTATGGTGGATCCAATTAGATAGGATAAGTCTCTAACCATATAACTTATCAGGTTGCcttattcaaatttttttagcaAGACAAAACCTCCCATCTCTTCTAATACAAGCTAAACTACCTAAGCATTTGTCTGCAGTCAAGCATGTAAGATTGGCACGATCTAAGGACCAGCCATGAAGTCTACCCTTGTGTGATCCAACTTGCTAGCCTTAGAGCATCTTCAAGAGAGTccataaaactaaatttgaaATGCCACATAGGAGTTTATGTGCTCTCTCAAAGTTGTCAAATGAGTCTTCAAAAATATCGGTGTTATCCACATAGCTATTTTTATCTCTTACTCACCTCTTGTTAGTTTctgtttttttatctttttcaattcattcaattcgACAGACAAAAATTGAGAGGagtgtgtaaaaaataaaaaatgatctataaatagcaccacccatttAGAAAATGTCCTACACTCTCTACATTTAAATACTCTTTATGCCACTCTTCAaatgaaatattaaaaaaaaaaagtcatatgCTGGAGTAATAAAAAGTACTAAGGTTTGTGCAGTCCGTCGGAGCAAAATTGTGAATCAACAAATTTGATTTTCAAACTGTCATGTGTGTCAAcaaatttctattttaaagAGTCATATTTAGAAAAATTGTTAAAGATACTCTTAGCCGTCATATAACCAAGTAGATAATTTTATAAGATGACCGAAGATAAAGTCATAGGAATAATGTGATGAAATTGTCCCATTCACAATTTTTTTCACTAAGCAACAACTGCTCTAACGAGCACAATAAACTCTATATTTTGGTTTGACATCGCTCTGTAAATTTATTCCAGCTTAAATAAGGGGATGAAGAAGAAGTAACTTGAGGGGCAGAGGCCATAGAGACGGCTAGTGCGTTGGGTTTCAGGATTAGAGAGAACCGGGCGTCTAATATCATGTAGAAAAGCTATTATTGGATTTCACATCTTAATTCATTCCAAGGTTACATAATATAT carries:
- the LOC103445730 gene encoding uncharacterized protein, which translates into the protein MGKANNMQLYHIESAIHDCVQGTITVSSYFTKLKALWDERDVAISLPDCDYNTLQHVLAFQQNQKAIKFLMKLNETFSAVKDQILLMDPLPPVNKVYSLVLRHEKQHNTITGKAPVQEAAIFAAKRPDSSKKSADMKCAHCNKNNHTTEDCRAFLKCDYCGWKGHTIDYCRKLKRADPEQQMSHSKHERPRGNNVSSNLERKELTTSFPFTSDQCKQIMTLLNNNKAKANNVGKNSSLNNLSSKAFSFTSHGQQSS